The Bacillus sp. FJAT-27916 genomic interval AATCCTCACCAATAAATAGATTTGTGAATCCTGAGGCTTTGCCAGTTAGAATGGCTGATTCGACTGCTCGGACTACCGTTGTTCCCACAGCAATGATTCTTCCTCCCTCTTTTTTTGTTCCTTGAATCCCATTGAGCGTCTCTGCCGGAATATGATAATACTCCGGATTCCCTTCTGGTCTAACGGGGTAATGGTCATCGAGAAAATCACTTAAGCCTGTGTGAAGCTGCAAGAAACCTAGCTGAACCCCTTTCTTCTGGAGATCAAAAAGCAGCTCCCAAGTAAAGGCTCTTCCTGCTGAAGGCATTTCTGTCGAACCAGGTACAGATGCATATACGGTTTGATACCTCTCAAGCTCCCAGGGTGTATCAATATATTCATAGCGGATAGGCTCACCAAAGCGATAAAGCCAATCATAAAACAGCTCATCCGCCTGATTAAACGAGACAGTCCAGAGCGGCATACCCTCTACCTTATTGATTACCTTGGCCATTAATTTACCAGGAAAGTGGAGGTTGTCACCTTCCTTAGTACCCTCATCGATAACGAGCACATCCCAATCGCCATTCTCCCATTTCCTTGCCAGCCGTACCTCCTTGCCGCAAATAGTCTTTAACACAGCAGGCAGGGTACGGCTATTATTTAATAAGAGCAAATCGCCCTTTTGCAAATAATCGCCTAAATGACAAAAGACATCATGGGCTACCGCTCCTGTTTCCTTTTGAAGAACCATCAGCTTCACATGATCTCTTCTCAACCCGCGCTCCTCTGGAGGGGAACTAGCATTCAAGTCAGCAGGCAGATGGAATGGTTGCTCCACAGCCCTCATCATTCCTTCGCCCCGCCATCGAATTGCTGCGCTTCAAAGCGTCTGCCTGTAACCAAAAGCGAATCATCAGAGGCAAGATAAAGAAAGACATCCAATATTTCCTCCGGCTTTGGCAGCTCATAATCTCGTTCCGGCACGGCTAGATGATGCATCTCTGTGTCCATGCTCCCTGGGTCAACCATATTCACACGGATGGCCGTTTCTGCTAATTCATCCGCCCAGGTTTCTGTTAACCCTTCTATTCCGAATTTTGATATTCCATAGGCTCCCCAGCCTGCGTAACCAGTCCCGCCAGCCTCTGAGGTGATATTAATGATTGACCCGCTCCCTTG includes:
- a CDS encoding S-adenosylmethionine:tRNA ribosyltransferase-isomerase encodes the protein MMRAVEQPFHLPADLNASSPPEERGLRRDHVKLMVLQKETGAVAHDVFCHLGDYLQKGDLLLLNNSRTLPAVLKTICGKEVRLARKWENGDWDVLVIDEGTKEGDNLHFPGKLMAKVINKVEGMPLWTVSFNQADELFYDWLYRFGEPIRYEYIDTPWELERYQTVYASVPGSTEMPSAGRAFTWELLFDLQKKGVQLGFLQLHTGLSDFLDDHYPVRPEGNPEYYHIPAETLNGIQGTKKEGGRIIAVGTTVVRAVESAILTGKASGFTNLFIGEDYQRRTIDGLLTGFHEADASHLDLLSSFIDSHKLIHAYEMAIQNRYLWHEFGDMNLII